From Leishmania donovani BPK282A1 complete genome, chromosome 2, one genomic window encodes:
- a CDS encoding RNA-editing complex protein MP81, putative gives MVGKRGGDGGRAGDGALALARSRVRSARLRLPYTSSSSWMHITFFAALPLCPSVLHSLTHTHTRMHMHACILAKGDQCCRSDARRVPR, from the coding sequence ATGGTGGgcaagagaggcggagacggagggagggcgggggatggcgcgctcgcgctcgcgAGAAGCCGCGTACGCTCCGCACGACTTCGCTTGCCTTAcacgtcttcctcttcttggATGCACATTACTTTCttcgctgctctccctctgtgccCTTCCGTGTTGCACTctcttacacacacacacacacgcatgcacatgcacgcatgcatcCTTGCGAAAGGAGATCAATGCTGCCGATCCGACGCTCGTCGCGTCCCTCGCTGA
- a CDS encoding rhomboid-like protein yields MVRADPICTAIHFAPILVLLTVHCSSGRWPTDADCAERVMRYGFSVALCAERPASVLTHLFVHISSKHLLSNVFSFAATLAEFGDVAGSAAEGAVTRRRVTSRDDEEPSASGGAAGSSAAHRMASEMRAILGQRSRVQACVRSAGALFVWAVGGAAGGLCCQMLYNNFTLALRRQCAARAAAAVADAKRKATWGASDGRILASLSRVAEALRQRAEACNSMLAVSAQEAVNDAMLMCGASAGICALSGFSAAYYGRFITAFCLVVPEALLLTKDLINRYIALLAPSLGATDYAAEAERRALRSTWRILVPVQSVGHAAHVGGFMVGLGMGYCWLWVRKCRRLRLAQSRRRAAQWLPRPGMQTYVHARSRF; encoded by the coding sequence ATGGTGCGTGCCGATCCAATATGCACGGCCATACACTTCGCCCCGATCCTCGTGCTCCTCACCGTCCACTGCTCTAGCGGGCGCTGGCCAACGGATGCAGACTGCGCCGAGCGCGTGATGCGCTACGGCTTCAGCGTCGCCCTCTGTGCTGAGCGACCTGCTAGCGTGCTCACGCACCTGTTCGTGCACATCTCGTCGAAGCACCTTCTCAGTAACgtcttctccttcgccgcgACTCTTGCTGAGTTCGGCGACGTGGCGGGCTCCGCCGCGGAGGGTGCGGTGACTCGCCGGCGGGTCACTTCACGGGATGACGAGGAGCCGAGTGCGtccggcggtgctgcggggAGCTCTGCCGCACATAGAATGGCGTCGGAGATGCGCGCCATTTTGGGGCAGCGTAGCCGCGTGCAGGCCTGCGTCCGCTCGGCCGGCGCACTCTTCGTGTGGgccgtcggcggtgccgccggtggaCTGTGCTGCCAGATGCTCTACAACAACTTTacgctggcgctgcgtcgccagTGCGCTGcgcgggctgctgccgctgttgcagATGCGAAGCGAAAAGCCACATGGGGTGCTTCTGACGGACGCATACTGGCATCGCTTAGCCGAGTCGCCGAAGCGCTCCGGCAGCGCGCGGAGGCGTGCAACAGCATGTTGGCCGTGTCGGCTCAGGAGGCAGTGAACGATGCGATGCTCATGTGCGGGGCGAGTGCGGGCATCTGCGCCCTCTCCGGGTTCAGCGCCGCCTATTACGGCAGGTTCATCACCGCGTTCTGTCTTGTGGTGCCGGAGGCTCTCCTGCTGACCAAGGACCTCATCAACCGCTACATCGCACTGCTGGCGCCGAGCCTCGGCGCCACGGACtacgcggcagaggcagagcggcgtgcgctgcggtCGACGTGGCGCATCCTGGTGCCTGTCCAGAGCGTCGGCCACGCCGCACACGTGGGCGGCTTCATGGTGGGTTTGGGCATGGGCTACTGCTGGCTGTGGGTGCGGAAGTgccggcgcctgcgcctcgcacaaagccgtcgccgtgctgctcAGTGGCTGCCGAGGCCGGGCATGCAAACATATGTGCATGCACGCTCGCGTTTCTAG